From one Conyzicola nivalis genomic stretch:
- the pyrE gene encoding orotate phosphoribosyltransferase, whose translation MTDARTQLIEFIKADAVFHGDFTLTSGKKATYYVDMRRVSLDHRVAPLIGQVMVDLISEIPDVTAVGGLTMGADPIASAVMHQGIAMGHNYDSFVVRKEPKDHGRGRQVEGPDLDGKRVVVLEDTSTTGGSPLKAIEALLKVGAIIAGVAVVVDRNTGAKEIIEDAGYPYYSAIGLGDLGLE comes from the coding sequence GTGACTGACGCGCGTACCCAACTCATCGAGTTCATCAAGGCTGACGCCGTATTCCACGGAGACTTCACCCTCACGAGCGGCAAGAAGGCCACGTACTACGTGGACATGCGCCGCGTGAGCCTCGACCACCGCGTCGCCCCGCTGATCGGACAGGTCATGGTCGACCTCATCTCCGAGATTCCGGATGTCACGGCCGTCGGTGGTCTCACCATGGGCGCGGACCCGATCGCGTCCGCCGTGATGCACCAGGGCATCGCCATGGGCCACAACTACGACTCCTTCGTCGTGCGCAAAGAGCCTAAGGACCACGGCCGCGGCCGCCAGGTGGAGGGCCCCGACCTCGACGGCAAGCGCGTCGTCGTGCTCGAAGACACCTCGACCACGGGCGGATCGCCGCTCAAGGCCATCGAGGCGCTGCTGAAGGTCGGCGCGATCATCGCCGGCGTCGCCGTGGTCGTCGACCGCAACACCGGTGCCAAAGAGATCATCGAGGACGCCGGCTACCCCTACTACTCGGCCATCGGCTTGGGTGACCTCGGGCTCGAATGA
- a CDS encoding HAD-IIA family hydrolase, with amino-acid sequence MNNRGEIECWLTDMDGVLVHENHPVPGAAELLQQWRDEGKPYLVLTNNSIFTPRDLSARLRASGLDVPEDRIWTSALATADFLASQLPGGSAFVIGEAGLTTALHEAGFIMTESQPDYVVVGETRNYSFEAITKAIRLIGAGSKFIVTNPDATGPSADGPLPATGAVAALITKATGKEPYVVGKPNPMMFRSAMNKIGAHSENTGMIGDRMDTDIVAGIEAGLHTILVLTGISDQAEIDRYPFRPDEILDSVADLVNPEPVESDEI; translated from the coding sequence ATGAATAACCGCGGCGAAATCGAGTGCTGGCTCACCGATATGGACGGCGTTCTCGTGCACGAGAACCATCCTGTTCCCGGGGCGGCCGAATTGCTGCAGCAGTGGCGCGACGAGGGCAAGCCCTACCTCGTGCTCACCAACAACTCGATCTTTACCCCGCGCGACCTGAGCGCGCGCCTCAGGGCCTCGGGGCTCGACGTTCCGGAAGACCGCATCTGGACCTCCGCGCTCGCTACGGCCGACTTCCTTGCCAGCCAGCTGCCGGGCGGCAGCGCCTTCGTGATCGGCGAGGCCGGCCTCACCACCGCGCTGCACGAGGCCGGCTTCATCATGACCGAGTCGCAGCCCGACTACGTGGTCGTCGGTGAGACGCGCAACTATTCGTTCGAGGCGATCACCAAGGCCATCCGCCTCATCGGCGCGGGGTCAAAATTCATTGTGACGAATCCGGATGCCACGGGGCCCAGTGCCGACGGACCGCTCCCCGCGACCGGGGCCGTCGCCGCCCTCATCACCAAGGCAACGGGCAAAGAGCCCTACGTGGTCGGCAAGCCGAACCCCATGATGTTCCGGTCGGCGATGAACAAGATCGGCGCCCACTCCGAGAACACGGGCATGATCGGCGACCGCATGGACACCGACATCGTCGCCGGCATCGAGGCTGGCCTGCACACGATTCTGGTGCTCACCGGCATCAGCGACCAGGCCGAGATCGACCGCTACCCGTTCCGCCCCGACGAGATCCTCGACAGTGTCGCCGACCTCGTGAACCCCGAACCCGTCGAATCCGACGAGATCTAG